AAGCGGTGCTCTGGCATCGAGTTCTGAACAGCTTGCGAGAGTAAGTGAGGAGACATCCGCTGGAGTTGTTGAGGTTCGCTCCATGAGCGAGATGAACGCTCAAAAAGCGGAAGAAGCGAAAGACCACGCCGACGAGGCGGTCGCCTCTACCGAAGAAATGTTTGAGAGGATGGAACGTTTGCAGAGCGCTATGGATGAAATTAGCGCCTCCAGCTCGGAGATAGGTGGAATTCTATCCAACATCGAAGATGTCGCCTTCCAAACGAATTTGCTGGCCCTAAACGCCGCAGTGGAAGCGGCGCGAGCAGGAGAAGCCGGGGCTGGTTTTGCGGTCGTGGCCGATGAAGTGAGAGCATTGGCGATCCGTAGTTCTGAGGCGGCTAAAAAGACAGCTGAAGTGATTTCACGAACTCAGAAATTGACTGAGGAAGGTTCAAACAACTGCAGTATCGCTACCACCAGCTTACAAGGTGTTCTGGAAAAAATGGGAGTTATGCACGAGAGCTTCGGTTCAATAGTCTCTGCATCGGCAGAACAACTACAGGGAATGGTCAGTCTAAGTACTTCGATTAGAGACGTAGAGTCGCTCTCGACCGAGCTGAAAGAAAAGTCTCAAAATGCCTCTCATGCGTCCAACAGCTTAAATGGCCAGATCGAAAATCTAGACGGCCAAATCGCGGAACTCGAGCTGATGCTGAAAGGCTCCCGGAGCGGCCCCAACTCCTCAGACGCGGACCTTGACGATTTTCAAGTCAAAGATCGCTCTGGAGTGTCTGAGCTCTCTCTTAACTGACGTAGTTGAACTTTGGGTGCGGGTAGCGACCAGCCAGATGGCCGGACGATGCTACCTTCCAAGGAAGGCCACCTTCAACTCGTCGATGGCAGGATCGTCCATTTCGACCAAGCCTCCCAAGGCGTAGGCGTCGATGAGGGAGCCGGCGCTGAACTCTGCTACTTCCAGGCGATCGTAGGCTTCCAGTAAGGATTTACCAACTACAAGCACAGCTTCGTTCTCGATCAAGATAACCGGGCTGTCCTCGCCGATAACCCCTGATACAGCTGCTTCGTCGGTGTATTGGGCTCCGAAAGGGAGAGTCGGAATATCCCGCAGCAAAATGTAACTTTCTGGAATCGTCCGAGTCGCAAAAGGCGTGTCGGTCAGACAGAAGGCGGCGCTAGAAGGAGGTTGAGCGGTGATGATTGAGTTGATCCACGGATGGTCGCGGTAGACGCGCTCGTGGAGTTGGACCGCTCGGCTAGGGAGCTTTCCGCGTTCGCGTTGTCCGTCTTTTATCAATACGACTTCCGAGACATCGAGGAGCTGCCTGTCGACTGCGGTTGGGCTGATGAGGAAACTGTTTTCGTCCAACCTGGCGGAAACGACGCCTTCTAGGCTGGAGACGAGTTGATGGCGGTAGGCGCGATGCATGATCTCGCAAATATGGTGACGCAGTGCTTTTTCTTCGCTCGTGCGTTCAGTCGGATCGAACTCAGGGAGAAGGTGCTTTCTCTGGTGACGAAGATCGACTTGCTCTTGGGAAAGCTCTTTCACTTTGCCAAGACGTTTAGCCTTGATGGCGAGCCGTCCGCAGAACTCCAAGGTCTCGAAACGTGAGAAGGCGTCCAGCATGTCTTTTCCGCCACAGACCACGCCATGATTTTCTAGGAGCACGGAATCATTTCCACGGGCAAAGGTCTCGGCGATATTCTCACCTAGCTTAGCGCTGCCGGGGAGGGCGTAGGGGGCGAAGTCCACGTTTTGGCAGACTTCATAAGCCTGTGGGATGATCCGAGTAGGAGGCGCCTTGCGTACGATGCTGTAGGATACCAGAGCGGAGGGATGGGCATGAACAATGGCCTTAATGTCTGGCCGGGCATCGTAGATGGCCTTGTGGAAAGGGAACTCGGATGAAGGGCGATGCCGCCCGCTTACAGTTCCGTCCGGCAGTACCTTCACTATGTCGTGCCAGGTTAGAGATCCTTTGTCCACGCTGGCTGGAGTAATCCAAATGGTCCCGTCCGGTTCTTTGATAGAGATGTTGCCACCTGATGTGGTGGTCATGCCGAACTGGTAAATGCGATCCATGATGCTGAGCAACTGTTCGCGTGGATGAAGGAAATCAAAGTTCATAAGCTGTGGGTTATGGGGTACAATTAACGCAGTCCTTCGCCTCTCACAACTCAGATTATCGTAAATCCCACTCTGATCGTCAGAAGGTCAATCTAAACGGGCTAAGTCGCTTAGGCTAGAGGAGTAGGGAAGGGCAATTGGTCGAAATGGTCCAGCTCTAGATCAAAGCGTGTTTTGAGCAGCTCCTTGAGCTGGGCTTTCCCCTCGATCGCCGTCCTTACGGAATGTCCGTTCCAGTCTCTTGTGATTAATTCGGTATCGGATATCATGATACGCCCATTCGAAGAGATTTGGGCGACGAGCAAGGAGTTGCGGAACCGAGCTTTGGGATGGGTGCAAGAATACCAATTGCCAATTTCCAAGTCGACCGGAGCAACACCTTTGGCCTCAAATAGATAAACGTCCCGCCATTCCTCGCCAACCATCATCTGGTGAAGATGGCCTCCGTCTGTATCAACTACACGTCTGGGTTCGAAGTCTAGGTGTTGAGTCGCTTCCGACTGAAGCGAAATAGGCTCGATCAAGCCGGGGCCCCCGAATCCCACGTCCGCAAGGTAGGGACCCTTTTCGGTTTCGACTCCAAGGATCATGTGGGTGAGCGGAGTGGTCGTTCCTACCGGAGCTTGCCAGCGAACTCGAGCGATATAAGGCGTAACACGGAAGCCGATCTTCCTCAAAACGTCCGAGAAAAGGGTGTTTTGCTCGAAGCAATAGCCGCCTCTTCTTTGCTCTACTAACTTTTCGAAAACGCTATCGCTATCGATTCGAATTACGTGACCGAGTAAAACGTTTAGGTTCTCGAATGGAATACTCTCTTCGTGCAGGCGATGTAGAATCCTCAGGCATTCAAGGGTTGGGGTTGCTAGGCCCGTGTATCCAATTCTTTGGAAGTATTTCTCCAGGAAGGAAGAGTCGCTTTGTTTCATGGGATTAATTTCTTCTTTCACACGGCGGCGTAAGCTTATGCCATAATTTTGAAGGCTGCTTTTGAGCCCTGGCGTGTGCTGGTAACTTCGAGTCGAACATCAATGCGCTCTTTCAACTCCGGAACGTGGGATATGATTCCAACCAGGCGGCCTTTTTCTCTGAGATCCATGAGGGCCTTCAAAGCCTCGTCTAAGGCTTCTTGGTCTAGAGTGCCGAATCCTTCGTCGATAAAGAGGGCATCCATTCTAACGCCGCCCGAGTAGCTTTGCACGACGTCCGCGAGACCGAGAGCGAGAGCTAGGGAAGCCAGAAAAGACTCTCCACCGGAGAGGGTGTTCACGCTGCGCGATTGCCCGGTGAATTCGTCGAAAACATCTAGATCCAAGCCCGAGGCCCGTCGCATGTCGTTTCGCTCCCGACGTCTCTCCAGGCGAAAGCGGCCGCGGCTCATTCGCACAAGTCGCGAACTAGCAGCAATCAAGGTGTCGTCCAGAAAGGCGGTTAGGACGAAGCGTTGTAGTGTGATACCAAGGACGTTTTTACCGTTTACGGCGTCGGCCACTTTCCCCGCGGTAGAGTAAGCTGTTTGTAGCTCACCGAATTCCTTCTCCATTTTGTCCAATTGCTGACAAGCTCGTTTCAACGTATCCAGATCTTTGCTAAACCCTGCTTTCAGATCTCTCGTTTCTTGCCACGCTTTTTCGGCCGCCTGCTGCTCCTCGCTATAACGGGTGAGTTGAGGACGTTCGGCAGCCTTTGACTTTGCGAGCTCCTCTTTTGCTCTGGCACATCGGCTTTGTGCGGCAGCCATCTCTTTTGCGAACTGCTCTAGCGTTTTCTCGAGAACCAGCAGTTCCTCCGAATCGAGCCGAGCCTTGTGCCACGCCTCCTCATTTTCGAAGCCAATCGAGCTAAGAGCTTTTTGCCATACGCTTTGCAACTCCGCTTCCGCTTTTGCGGCGTCTTTCGTAGTCTTTTCCAAGGAGCGAATTTGAGTTAGCGTCTGCTGATGTGTCTCCCTGCTTGCTTGGAGGCTTTTCTCGGTAGTCTCCTTTGATGTCTCAAACTCTCGGATACGATTACGGATCAGAGACCTTCGCTTATTCAATGCGATGGAAGATCGGAGCTCCGTTGGTATATCCTGCTGCATCACTTTTGAAGCGGAGAGTAGTTTTTCAAAACTGCCTTTTCTTTCGTTCGCCGCCTCTTCGGCCTTTTTTGCGGCTAGGGCGGCTGCCTCCGCCTCGCTACGCGATTTTGCCAGCGAATCCTCTGTCAAACTGGTCGCTTCCTTCTGCAACAATTTTAGTTCTGTATCCAGTTTTCCGATCGATTCTAGAATTTGAGCTTCGCTCGATTCTGGTTTGGCAAGGGCGTCGCGTTTGGAGCGAAGGAGGGTGAGTTCTTTTTCGGCATTTTGGTAAACCTCTCGAGCGGCTTCCAGCTTCTTGAATGCGTCCTCTGCGGATTTGCGGAGCGATTTAATCCGAGTTTCGGAGGGAAGTGACTCGGCTGAGCTATGGGCGGGTTTGGGATGATGGGTCGAGCCGCAGACTGGGCAGGGGGCCTCTGTTTCCAGTTGGCTGGCCAGTAAGGCCGCTTGGCCGTTATCCCAACGATCTTGCTCTTGGTCTCGCTCAGAGCAAAGTCGCTTCCACGTTTCAGCCAGAACTTTACCGGCGGTCTTTCGAGGTTCTTGAGCTTTCTCTAAAACCGTGATTTTCTCAGAGAGAACTTTTCGCTGGTTTAAAATCTTAAGCGCTTCCTGTGCCTTTTTCAGTTCGGTATCGATCTGTGGAATACGCGACCGAGCCTGCAGCGATTTGGTCCAACGTTTTTCCAATTCAGGAATTCGCTTAGCCAGCTCGGTGCTATGCTTGCCGAGTCGATCTGATTCCTTGCTAGCTTCGCTGAGTTGTCTCTTCGCGGTTTCTCCTTCGCTCTGTAATTGGATCAAACGGTTGAGCTTGGGCTCAAGATCGTCGAGTTTGGCCAGTTCGGTTTCCCATTTTTTGAAGGAGTCGGAATCCTTGTCGAGAAGGGCTTTTTTCTCGATTGCTTGCTGTAAGGCTTTTTCTTGAGCGGGCAAAATCTTCCGAAGCCCTTCGAGCTCTGAGTCTGCTTTTTCCCGATGCCGTTTCGATTGAGTATAGAGTTCGAACTCCGAGCGAAGGTTCGCTGCTTTTCGTGCCAATTCGACTCGAGCTTTTGCGTCTTTGGTTTCGCTTTCTCTCGCTTTGATCGCCGAGAGCTCTGTATCCGCTTTTTCCAACTCTAGGAATTGTTGATCCAGAAGGCGGGCCGCTTCTAGGGCTTTGTTGGCTTGCTCTCTTTTGGTCTGTAGCGGTTTAAGCTGAGCCTCCAGTTCCTCGATTTTAACCCGAGTCAGGCTGAGTTTTTCGCGTAGTTCTTGTTCGGATTCGCTTAAATGGGCCTCGAGCAAAGCCGCTTTTTGTTGGAGTCCAATCTTGGCTTGGTCCTGAAGATTTTTCGCCTTGGTTTTGAGTAGCTCTGCGAGTGCCGAGAAGCGTTGTGTCCCGAACAAGGTTTCTAGGATTTCTTCCCGTTTTTTAGAGTCGGCTTCCAAGACTTCTCTGAATCTGCCTTGCGGAATGAGAATGACTTGTCGGAACTGCTCTGCGGAGAATCCGAGCATGCGGGCGACTTCGCTGTTAACCTGCCCCGCTTTGGTAGCGAGTGGAGTCCAGTTGAGATCCGAAGGTCCTGGATCTCGGCCGGGTGAATTGCCTTTCCAGAGGTTCGCTTCTGCGGGCCGTTTAGTCGTTCCTTCGCCCCGTTTTTTTGCGACCTCCTGTTCGGGTTGTCTTTCGACTCGGAAATAGTTTTCGCCGACGCAAAAGTCGAACCGTACGAAGGTGAGGGTTTTGGTATCCGCTTGCTGGCTACGCATTTGTGCCCCGTTTCGCCCGGCTCCAGAGGTTTCTCCGTACAGGGCGTACGTTATGGCATCCAGCAAGGTGGTTTTTCCCGAGCCAGTGGGGCCGTGGATCAAAAAGAATTCGCGACCGCCAAGCTCCGCAAAGTCTAGCGTTTGTGGCTCAGCGTAAGGTCCGAAGGCTGATAGGGTGAGTCTCAGTGGTTTCACAAAGAGGCTCCCTCGCTTAGAGGTTCGGATCGGTTCAGCTCATTAATCGCTTGCTGGAAAAGAGAGAGTTCTTCGGGGCTTGGCTCTCCATCCAAGGCTTCACGGTAGAAGTTTGAGAAGAGTTCGGTCTCGGTCGATTCTCGTCGTTTTTGGATTTGGCTGGCGGAGGTTTTCTGAAGGTAGGTACGCTCGATTTGAAGTACGTTGGGATAGACTTCTCTTAAGCGGCTGATGGCGTTTAAAAGAGCGCCTTGATCTGTCAGAGTTACCCGAAGGTAATCCAGTCGCTTGGGATCGTTAGAGGCACCGGAAATCAGCTTAAGCAATTCACCTTCCAAGTTTCTTACGTCGCGTCTGGGCTTTAATGGTACGAGCCTGACGTTGATGTCTCCGCTTACGGGATCCATTTCCCCGATGACGACTGATTTTTTATGGGAGGCCTCGGAGAAGGAATATTTGAGCGGCGAGCCGGAATAAAGGCAGTTGGGAGCGATCGTCTGTGGGGCGTGGAGGTGTCCCAAGGCAACATAGTCGAAGTCTTTGAAGAGTTCGTAAGGCACGGTCCCCGCTCCGCCTACAGAAAGTGGTCGTTCTGATTCCGACTCGGTTTTAGCGCCCGCTACGAACGCGTGGGCAACGAGCATTCGACGACGATCAGGAGAGAAATTCTCTCGCATGCGATCCAGGCATACCTGCATCGCAGTGGCGTGGTCGCGAACTTCGGATGCGCCCGCCCAGGCTCGGACTTCCGCGGGCTCGGCGAAGGGGAGTGCAAAGACGTCTATTCCACCCACTTGGATTGGCTGGATGGCTTCTTCGAAATTGGCGACTATGTGCAGACCGGATTTGGCCAATAAAGAAGCTCCGTAGCCGACTCGGGTGGCGCTATCGTGGTTTCCCGGTATAGCGATGATGGGCGCTCCAGTCTCCGAGATCAGCCGCGCCCAAGTTCGGTCGAGCAGGGCGACCGCTTCGGGTGGGGGAACGGCCCGGTCGTAAAGATCTCCAGCTACGATGACAGCATCGACCTTCTCGGCTACTGCGATGTCGACGATTTGGTCTAAGGCGACGGCTTGATCGTCAGTGAGATGGAGCTGATGGAATATGCGACCGAGGTGCCAATCCGCGGTGTGGAGAAACTTCATTTCTCCAGCCAATAGCTAAGCGGACTGGGTGCGATAGCAGAATTGGGCGAGAGGCAATTTTTGATATCTGCCAGCTAGCCTTGGTAGCTGTAGCCGAAACGCTGGAGATCCTCGGACCAGAATTCTTCAACTTTGTCCCTCAGCTTTTCGTCATAATAGGACTGATACGCGGAGCGAGAGCTGGCGTTTTCGTGCGGAAGCTCTGCCTTCAGTCCGAGTTGACGACAGACCATCTTAAAGTCATCTGGCAGGCTCTCGAAACGCCCCACGAAGTCGACCATGAGGTTTCCGTCTTTGTCGCAGATGGCACGGCTCTGGTGGAGCTTGTCTCGCTGGATTTCGTAGTCGACGAAAGCAGAGAAAGAGCCGAGAGCGGTTACTTTTGCGTGCCGGTGGTGCCGTTTGTTCTTGCGGATGTAATGGTAGGACGAAACGAGCAGATCGAAGGGGTTACGTACGAAGGCGAATTTGTACATGCGGTGGTATCTTTCTGCCCCCAGTCGCTTGCGGGCGTAGTTCCAGTCGGCATGGATGGGGAAGTAGGTCTTTCTTGGATCACGTACGAGGCCGATCTTGCTGCGTAGTCGAGTGATGCGGTCCTTGGGCATTTGCTCAGCATAGGGTTGGAGGGCCCGCTGAATGCTGCTCCCCGCAGTCTTACAGATGTGAATGAATAGGAAGTTGTGACCGTGGGAAATGAGCATGCTACCACTTTGAAGTTTTATGGATGAAACTGGGATGAATACCTTACTAGAAAATTTCGCGAATACATAGGGTGCCTACTGAAGCGCAAACTCGAGATTCATGGTTTTTAAGGTCCGTTTTGAATGAATACCCGATTTCAAGCGCTGAGTGTTTACCCGTTTTTATAAGCGTTTAACAGAATGAAACACTTTTCTTAATAGGAGAATCAAATTATAGTTATAACTTTATTATAAAGGATTTTTGGATCCCCTATAGGTAAAGATGCTGTAGGTTTTCCCGATTCTCTCTGCAGCCTGCAGCCCCCGTACTCAGGCTACTTAGCTACCCTCACAACTCGGAATAAGCGCCAGGGAGAACTGGAAATGAAACTAAAACTTAGAGATAAATTTTTAATAAGCTCACTGGCTTTCGTGATCTTGGGAATGGGTACTCTGGCTGTGATCACTCACTACCGATTCAAATCGGCCCTCGAGGATGCTGTGGAGTCCCAAAGCATGCAGCAGGCTAGCAGTGCGGCTCACGAAGTAGATACTTGGCTGGAAGACAAAGAGCGAGAGATGAAGGCTTGGGTTTCGGGGCACA
The sequence above is a segment of the Pelagicoccus albus genome. Coding sequences within it:
- a CDS encoding class II aldolase/adducin family protein, with product MNFDFLHPREQLLSIMDRIYQFGMTTTSGGNISIKEPDGTIWITPASVDKGSLTWHDIVKVLPDGTVSGRHRPSSEFPFHKAIYDARPDIKAIVHAHPSALVSYSIVRKAPPTRIIPQAYEVCQNVDFAPYALPGSAKLGENIAETFARGNDSVLLENHGVVCGGKDMLDAFSRFETLEFCGRLAIKAKRLGKVKELSQEQVDLRHQRKHLLPEFDPTERTSEEKALRHHICEIMHRAYRHQLVSSLEGVVSARLDENSFLISPTAVDRQLLDVSEVVLIKDGQRERGKLPSRAVQLHERVYRDHPWINSIITAQPPSSAAFCLTDTPFATRTIPESYILLRDIPTLPFGAQYTDEAAVSGVIGEDSPVILIENEAVLVVGKSLLEAYDRLEVAEFSAGSLIDAYALGGLVEMDDPAIDELKVAFLGR
- a CDS encoding arylamine N-acetyltransferase family protein — encoded protein: MKQSDSSFLEKYFQRIGYTGLATPTLECLRILHRLHEESIPFENLNVLLGHVIRIDSDSVFEKLVEQRRGGYCFEQNTLFSDVLRKIGFRVTPYIARVRWQAPVGTTTPLTHMILGVETEKGPYLADVGFGGPGLIEPISLQSEATQHLDFEPRRVVDTDGGHLHQMMVGEEWRDVYLFEAKGVAPVDLEIGNWYSCTHPKARFRNSLLVAQISSNGRIMISDTELITRDWNGHSVRTAIEGKAQLKELLKTRFDLELDHFDQLPFPTPLA
- a CDS encoding AAA family ATPase — protein: MKPLRLTLSAFGPYAEPQTLDFAELGGREFFLIHGPTGSGKTTLLDAITYALYGETSGAGRNGAQMRSQQADTKTLTFVRFDFCVGENYFRVERQPEQEVAKKRGEGTTKRPAEANLWKGNSPGRDPGPSDLNWTPLATKAGQVNSEVARMLGFSAEQFRQVILIPQGRFREVLEADSKKREEILETLFGTQRFSALAELLKTKAKNLQDQAKIGLQQKAALLEAHLSESEQELREKLSLTRVKIEELEAQLKPLQTKREQANKALEAARLLDQQFLELEKADTELSAIKARESETKDAKARVELARKAANLRSEFELYTQSKRHREKADSELEGLRKILPAQEKALQQAIEKKALLDKDSDSFKKWETELAKLDDLEPKLNRLIQLQSEGETAKRQLSEASKESDRLGKHSTELAKRIPELEKRWTKSLQARSRIPQIDTELKKAQEALKILNQRKVLSEKITVLEKAQEPRKTAGKVLAETWKRLCSERDQEQDRWDNGQAALLASQLETEAPCPVCGSTHHPKPAHSSAESLPSETRIKSLRKSAEDAFKKLEAAREVYQNAEKELTLLRSKRDALAKPESSEAQILESIGKLDTELKLLQKEATSLTEDSLAKSRSEAEAAALAAKKAEEAANERKGSFEKLLSASKVMQQDIPTELRSSIALNKRRSLIRNRIREFETSKETTEKSLQASRETHQQTLTQIRSLEKTTKDAAKAEAELQSVWQKALSSIGFENEEAWHKARLDSEELLVLEKTLEQFAKEMAAAQSRCARAKEELAKSKAAERPQLTRYSEEQQAAEKAWQETRDLKAGFSKDLDTLKRACQQLDKMEKEFGELQTAYSTAGKVADAVNGKNVLGITLQRFVLTAFLDDTLIAASSRLVRMSRGRFRLERRRERNDMRRASGLDLDVFDEFTGQSRSVNTLSGGESFLASLALALGLADVVQSYSGGVRMDALFIDEGFGTLDQEALDEALKALMDLREKGRLVGIISHVPELKERIDVRLEVTSTRQGSKAAFKIMA
- a CDS encoding exonuclease SbcCD subunit D codes for the protein MKFLHTADWHLGRIFHQLHLTDDQAVALDQIVDIAVAEKVDAVIVAGDLYDRAVPPPEAVALLDRTWARLISETGAPIIAIPGNHDSATRVGYGASLLAKSGLHIVANFEEAIQPIQVGGIDVFALPFAEPAEVRAWAGASEVRDHATAMQVCLDRMRENFSPDRRRMLVAHAFVAGAKTESESERPLSVGGAGTVPYELFKDFDYVALGHLHAPQTIAPNCLYSGSPLKYSFSEASHKKSVVIGEMDPVSGDINVRLVPLKPRRDVRNLEGELLKLISGASNDPKRLDYLRVTLTDQGALLNAISRLREVYPNVLQIERTYLQKTSASQIQKRRESTETELFSNFYREALDGEPSPEELSLFQQAINELNRSEPLSEGASL
- a CDS encoding sulfotransferase family 2 domain-containing protein, with translation MLISHGHNFLFIHICKTAGSSIQRALQPYAEQMPKDRITRLRSKIGLVRDPRKTYFPIHADWNYARKRLGAERYHRMYKFAFVRNPFDLLVSSYHYIRKNKRHHRHAKVTALGSFSAFVDYEIQRDKLHQSRAICDKDGNLMVDFVGRFESLPDDFKMVCRQLGLKAELPHENASSRSAYQSYYDEKLRDKVEEFWSEDLQRFGYSYQG